The DNA sequence AGGTCTCCTACTGGGAAGAGCTCGTCTGGTACCCCGGCGGCAACTACATCAATAAATCGATCACCGTACAGACGCCGAACGGGCAGAAAGTGGATTTCGACGCCAAGGCGACCCTGAATTCACCCTATGTCACGGCTACGACGGTGCAGCAGATGATGAACATGCCGGCCGTCTCCACGACGGACACGGAAGTTTCCTAGGCTGCCCGGACGATCGGAAATCGGAGAATCAGGCCGGGTCAGGATAAAATATCCACATGCGCCTCTCCTTCGGAAACGACGACCTCGGCCGCCTGGTGTGCACCTTCCATGACGGGACCGGCGTGACGACAGCCTGCGCCGCGGATGGTCCCATCGCCATCGCCGCCCTGCGGGAGGCCCTGGACGCGTTGGACCGGCACGGTGAGGCGGAGTGCTTCTGGCTGGTCTCGGCCGGTGAGTACCGCTGGGTCTTCAAACGCATCGGTGGGAAGCTGCGCCTGGCCGTGCTCTGGTGTGCCAGTGTGGCCATCGGGTTCCAGCATGTGGCCTGGGCCGAGGACGAGTTCGACTCATTCACTACAATGATGCGTGGAGAACTGGCGCGATACGCCGTCACCGTACGCTAGGCCCGGGGCCCGTATCCTTAAGAGGGTGCGTTCGGGCAAGACCCTCCCACCGTCCTGTGCCGGCTCCCAGGGAATGCTATTCTCTGGCTAGGCAACAGGCCATGAATCCTCGAACGGTTCGCTGGCTCTTCTTTCTGGGCATCTTCGGCGTGGGATTGGTCTGCGCGTTCCAAAAGCCCTTCCGCGAGTATCCCGGATTCGAGAACGAAAACGACCCGTTGCCTCCAGACTTCAACGAAAAGACGGAATGGTCCTTCGCGCGCCTGATGTATCCGCCCATGGGCGGATTCCGTTTCCGGCGCGGCGGCGACTGGTCTCAGGGTGACTCCTTCTGGACCATGGACTATCCCCGAGCTGACCGCCACTTTGCCCGGGCGCTGCGCCGCTTGACCCGAATTCACGTCAGGTCCGTCGAACAGCCCGTCAATCTCGACGACGGAGATGACCCCTTCAATTGGCCTTGGATGTATGGGGTCGAGGTCGGACATTGGAATCTCACCGACGCGCAAGCCAGAAAAATGCGGGAATACCTGCTTCGCGGCGGCTTCTTTATGTGCGACGATTTCCACGGGACTCGCGAATGGGCCATTTTCTCCGAGAGCATGCAGCGCGTATTTCCCGACCGGCCAATTGTCGAGATCGAATCGCGTGATCCAATCTTTCACGTCTTGTATGATTTGGACGAGCGATATCAGATTCCCGGCGAGCAGTTTCTGGAAAGCGGCAGGACCTACGAGCGCGATGGATACGAACCCCACTGGCGCGGCATTTACGACGATCATGGCCGGCTAATGGTGGCAATCTGTTTCAATATGGATATCGGGGACTCGTTGGAGTGGGCCGACACTCCAGCCTATCCCGAGAAGTACTCCGCGCTGGGCATCCGAATCGCCGCGAATTACGTCGTCTACTCCATGACCCACTGACGGCCGTGGCCTTGGGGCCGGCGGTGCGAAATGTACTGAAGCGTCAGCGCCCGATTGACTTCCCAGCGGAATCGCCCGAATATGCCAGATCCCAACGAGGAACTATCCCTGGGTGGGCGGAAGAAAGTACGAAATTTAACTGGCTGGCCCCCAAAGATACTGATATGATTTCTACGAGTACTACTGGATAGAGTACTCCTAGGTCATCAGCCACTTGTGATTACCTCCCCTGGAAGCGCCTAAAGACTGCCGTAGGCTGGAGTCTCGCTTTGTCTCTTCTCGGTTCGCCCCTAAACCTCCGTCTGACCGACGCAACCTCCCTGAGAGGAAACGGTGAGTGTGTGGGCTCACATCAAGGGACACTGGCGAGTCCGTTCTGCCGGCTGTCAAGCACCAGGATTCTTCAGTCGATCGTCTTAATGCCGCCTAGGGTGAATTCAATAGCGGATATTAAGATCCTTAATAATACCGCGAATACGCGAACGACCCTGGTCGAATGGGCCGTCGTAGTTGCCGGCGGAGGTTCGAAGGCTCGCCTTGGTCGGGTGGGCCGATTCTCGGACTTTGAAAGGCGGCAACAGTCGAGCCCCGATCGCGGGTCGTTCGATGACGGCGGTCGATTCAACCAGACAGATTGTCACGGATTTGTAGGCCGAGGTGTTCATGCCGGCATGCCGGAGAGCGAATGCGGCATCACACCGACGCTGGAGTTGGTGGTCCAATCCTCGAAATAGGGCCGCCGAATTGTTTGTGGGTAAGGAGTAACCTACATGCACAGATACCCCGATGAAGAGATTCGTCCAGACCGGAGAGACGGCGTTTCGGCCGGTGGCATGGGGCCCGCTACGCAGTCGGATAGCGCGGAAGCCGCCGAGTTCTGTGGCAGTCGATGGACCGCGTTGGTAGGGCGGATCCAGGAGAACGACAACAGCGCCATGGAAGAGTTGTATCGGGTCTTCTCTCGGGGCGTGCGGTATTACCTGTGCCGGCACCTTGGTCCTCAGGAGCTCGATGACAAAGTACATGATACGTTCCTGATTGTCGTGCAGGCGATCCAGAGCGGAGGCCTGCGCGAACCGGAACGCCTGATGGGCTTCGTCCGCACCGTCGTGCGCCGGCAGGTGGCGGCGTTCATTGACGACGCAGTCCAGTGCCGCAAGGAGTTTGCCGATCTTGAGTTGGGTGGCCGCGTGCCCGACGGCCGTCAGAACCCGGAACAGCGGGTCATGCAGGAGGAGAAGACGGAACTGATGGTGCGAGTGCTGCAGGGCATCTCACGCCGCGATCGCGAGATCCTCACTCGGTTCTACCTCTATGAGCAGCCGCAGGAGCAGATCTGCCAGGAGATGAGCCTCTCCGAGACCCAGTTCCGCCTGCTCAAGTCGAGAGCCAAGGCCCGGTTTGGAGAGTTGGGCCGCCGGCGGCTGTCTCACGGAGGGCTTGGCGAAAAAGTATTGAGAAGAGCGTCGAGCGGCGACCACTAGTTTAGTGAATCGACAACTAAACCTGTTCCGGCCGGCATTCCGTTGAGATACTAGGGAATGGATACCTAGACTTGGCGCGCCGGTCTTTGGAGGCTGCTCATGACTTCAATGGGCTGGGAGGACGATGGCGCGCAGGAGGGCCTGATGCTGCGTCGTTCTGTTGGCAAATGCCTGACGGAAGCCGAGATCGAGGACTTTCTGTCGAACCGGCTCTCCGGTGTGACTCGCGAAGTGATCGAAGAACACCTGCTGGTGTGTTCCAAGTGTCTGGACGCTGTTGAACAGGAAGAGGAATTCGCCAACGCATTCCGTGCGGCCGCGGTCCGTCTGGAATCGGAGGACCTGGAGAAGAGTTATGTGTCCGAAGCCCCGCCTCCGCCCGATCCGGGTACCCCGGCCAAGCCAGCAGGCGGGTTGGTGCGCAGACTGTTGGAAACCGTTCGAAAGAGTTGGAAGACCCTTGGACTGCTGTTGGCTTGGGTGTTCCTCGTAGTTCGCTCGCGCTAGAAGACTCGGCGCTTCAGCCGCTCCACGCTGAACTTGGCCGTTTCGGCCACCGCCATCACCGTCATGACGCCGGCCTGCACGGGGTCCGTTACCACGAGATCGGCGGCGTCCGGAACACTGCCGGCCATGTTCAGACTCACCACGAGCAGGCCCTGGGCCCGCACTTCCCTGACCGCCTTCTCGATGTCTCCCCCCATCAGGGAACCGGCCAGTACCAGCGCGCGAGCCCGAGGCAGGCGAGGGACCGCGCGTACCGCGTCGGCCAGCGCCTGTTCGCCCACCAGTGGAATGGTATCCACGGAGATATGCTCGCCCCGGATGTTGTGGCGGTCGGCTTCCATGATGGCCCCGATCGCCACCTGGCCCACCTGCGCTCCGCCGCCCATGATGATGATCCGTTTGCCGTAGATCTTCTGCAGGCTCTTCTCGGACACAACGGACCGCACCGCCGGCACCGCGCCCAGATCCACCAGCAGCCCCGCCGGCTCGGTTTCGAGCTCAATCTCGAAGTAGATGCGCGACTCGGCCGGGTCCGGACTCGCCAGCATCTCCACCGAGATGATGTTTCCCTCATGCTCGGCGATGATGCCGGTGAGTTCGTGCAGCACACCCGGTGCGTTCACGACGGAGATGACGGCGCCAATGCGTTCCAGACTCATGGGATCAATTCATAATGCCGCAAAATGCCTTCCCACTGCCCCTGCGCATCGAGAATCACTTCCGTGGCCTCGCGCAATGCGCCGGAGCCGCCGACGGCTTTGGTCACGTAGTGCGCGCACCCTTTCACCTCGGGCGTGGCGTTGCCAACGGCCACGGCCAGGCCGACGCGCTTCATAAGGATGGCGTCAGTGAGGTCGTCGCCGAGGTAGGCGATCTCGTCCGGACTGAGCTTCGAGTCGGCCAGGATCTCGTTGAAGATTGGCAGTTTCTCGGTGTTGCCCATATAGCAGTAGGTCATGTGGCTGCTGCGGGCGCGCTCGGCCGTGGCCTGCGCATCGCGGCCGCTAATGAGGCCGGTCTTGATGCCGGTGCGGTAGAGCCACTGCAGGGCGATGCCGTCCTGGGAGTCGAAGAGCTTCACCTCGAAGAGGCCGCCGGCGGGATTGGGGACATGGAAGTACTTACCGTCGGTGAGGACGCCATCGACATCCATGAGGACCAGCTTGATCTTGGCGGCGCGCTCGCGCACCTCGGGAGTGACAACAGGGGGCATGGATGAATTCTCTCTTACGGGTACTGGAAGTTGCCAGCGATCAGCGTACGGGATTTGGGGCGGGTGGCGCTGCGCTATCCGTGTGGATCCGTGTCCATCAGTGGCCCATCTTCTCTGGCCACGGATTCACACGGATGCACACGGATTTCGGAAGTCCGGCAGCGGATTCCCGTCTGGATGGCTAGCGCTGAATTCGCGCCGATCCGCCCTTCGCAAACGCCTTCACCATGTCCACGGTGGCCATGGTCGTGTCGCCCGGGAACGTGGTCAGCAGTGCGCCATGCGCCCAGCCCAACCGGACCGCTTCGTCGGGCTCGAGCCCGGTGAGCAGGCCGTAGAAGAAGCCGGAGGCATAGCCGTCGCCGCCGCCCACGCGGTCGAGCACGTCGAGCTCAGCCGTCGGGGTGACGTAGGTCTTGCCGTCGATCCAGGCCACGGCGCCCCAGCTATGCCGGTTGGTCGAATGAACCTCGCGGAGCGTGGTGGCGACAATTTTCACCTTCGGATACTTGGCGACAACCTTGTCGATCATGCCGAAGAAGGTGCTGGGATCGAGCTTGGACTTGGCGGCGACCTCGGGTCCGGGGATGCCGAGACCCATCTGCAGGTCTTCTTCGTTGCCCACCAGCACGTCGCAATGCTCGACGATGCGGGCCAGAACGGAGAGCGCCTTGTCGTGGCCGCCCCAGATGTTCCAGAGCTTGGCGCGATAGTTGAGGTCGAACGAGGTGATGGCGCCGGCGGCCTTCGCGGCCTTCATGCCTTCGATGATCAGCTCGCCGGTGGTCTCCGACAAGGCGGCGAAGATGCCGCCGCTGTGGAACCAGCGCACGCCCTGGCCGAAGATGGCCGGCCAATCGAAGTCGCCGGGTTTCAGCTGGGCGCCCGCTTCGTTGCAGCGGTTATAGAACACGACAGGAGCGCGCACGCCCTGGCCGCGATCGCTATAGACGGCGGCCATGTTGGGGCCGTTCACACCGTTGTGCTTGAAGCGCTTGTAGAAGGGCTTCACGCCCATGGCCTTGACGCGCTCGGCGATCAGCTCGCCGATCGGGTAGTCGACCATGGCGCTGGCGACGCCGGTGTTCAGACCGAAGCAGTCCGCCAGGTTGGCGGCGCAGTTGAACTCGCCGCCGCTGACGTGGATGTGGCACTCGGTGGCCTTACGGAACGGGATGACACCCGGATCCAGACGGTGGACCAGGGCGCCCAGGGACAGGAAGTCCAGCGCGCCTTCCGGAAGAATATTCAGACCGTATTTCATTCGAGAATCCCTCTCTATGTGTACTTTGTCAGAGTTCGGTAATGCGTCGGTGCTTTGAGCTATCAGCTATCAGCCATCAGCTACCAGCCACCAATTGCCGACGGTACCGCGAAAGCTGAAAGCTGACAGCTGACCGCTGAAAGCTAAGCATCTTTCAAGCGATCAGCCATCAGTCACTAATCATCCTCACCCGGCCGAACCGCGAGAGCTGAAAGCTGATAGCTGACAGCTAAGAACCGACCGCTAAGAACCGATAGCTCCGCAACCTAGACGGTGTAGATACCAGAAGCGACTCGCCCGCCGCGACCAGTCCAATTCGTATGGAAGAACTCACCGCGCGGCTTATCGACACGCTCATAGGTATGCGCGCCGAAGAAATCGCGTTGGGCCTGCAGCAGGTTCGCCGGCAAACGGCCCGTGCGATAGCCATCATAAAACGCCAGAGCGGTGTTGAAGGCGGGCGTGGGCACGCCGTACTGGATGGCCTGGATGATCGCCCGCCGCCAGGAGGCCTGGTAGTTCACCAGCAGGCTGGTGAAGAACTCGTCCAGCAGCAGGTTGTTCAGGTTCGGGTTCTTGTCGAAGGCTTCCTTGATCTTGCCCAGGAACCGGCTGCGGATGATGCAGCCGCCGCGCCACATCAGGGCGATGCCGCCGAAGTTGAGATTCCAGCCCTGTTCCTTGGCCGCTTCCCGCAGCAGCATATAGCCCTGCGCATAGCTGATCACCTTGGAGCAGTAGAGGGCGCGGCGCACGTCTTCGATGAAGGCGGCGCGGTCTTCCTTGTTGGAGTAGCCCGGGCCGGGCAGGATGGCCGAGGCGGCCACGCGTTCGTCCTTAATGGCCGACAGGCAGCGCGAGAAGACGGCTTCGCCGATGAGGGTGACGGGCATGCCCAGGTCGAGCGCGCTGAGGCAGGTCCACTTGCCGGTACCCTTCTGGCCGGCGGTGTCGAGGATCTTGTCGACGATGGGCGAACCGTCGTCGTCCTTCTTGGCGAAGATCGTGCTCGTGATGTCGATGAGATAGCTGTCCAGTTCGCCCTTGTTCCAATTGTCGAACACTTCGTGAAGCTCGTCCGGCGTCAGGCCCAGGCCGTCCTTCAGCAGTTGGTAGGCTTCGCAGATGAGCTGCATGTCGCCGTACTCGATGCCGTTGTGGACCATCTTGACGTAGTGGCCGGCGCCGTTCTCGCCCACCCAGTCGCAGCACGGAGTGCCGTCTTCCACCTTAGCCGAGATGGCCTGGAAGATCTCTTTCACATGCGGCCAGGCAGCCGGATTGCCGCCGGGCATGATGGACGGTCCGCGGCGCGCGCCCTCTTCGCCACCGGAGACGCCGGTGCCGATGTAGAGGATGCCTTTCTCTTCGAGGCTCTTGGTGCGGCGATTGGTGTCGGGGAAGTGGGAGTTGCCACCGTCAATAATGATGTCGCCGGCTTCAAGGTAGGGCAGCACGGCGTCGATCATGTGGTCGACCGTGTCGCCGGCCTTGACCATGAGCATGACGCGGCGAGGCCGCTTCAGCAGGCTGGCGAGCTCCTGCATGGAGTGCGCGCCTTCCACCATCGTGCCTTCGGCTTCGTTGGCGAGGAAATCGTCTACCTTCGAGACCGTGCGGTTGAAGACGGCCACCTTGTAGCCGTGGTCGTTCATATTGAGGACCAGGTTCTGGCCCATGACAGCCAGGCCGACGAGGCCGATGTCACAACTTGCGGATTGCATATTCGCTCCTGATGAATGCCTTCAAAGCCTCCGCCGCGCGCCGCCTAAGGGACAGACCGCGGGCCGACGGAGATCGGAATGATGTCAGCAAAGGCAAGGCTCCGCCATTGCTGGCGTCCTGGCCCCGGCGGTTTCCAAATGTCCAGAATTGCCATGTCAGTTGACTGGACGAGACTATCATACAGCAAAATCCGAATTGGGGGGGGATGGGGGGGCTGGCACGCGCAGATCGGCGACGCGACGATCGCCGACTCAATCCTCGAGCGGTTGATGGAGGACGCCTTCTGATTGGAATTGGGCGTAAAAGTATGCGATGAAAGCGGACAAAGGAGGCGGCGACTCCGCCGAAGCATGACGACCCCATCGTCACGCACGGTGTCGTTCACACCGAGGTCAAAGCAGATGCCCATACGCAGGTTGGCCCGGTCCTGAAGCAGAGAGTACTTGACGCGCGCGCAGGCTAGAAGCCCAACTTCGACTCAATTCCCGAAACAACTGTAGGGGGGATATGAGACAGCAGCCAGCTCGCCAGACCGACAAGGGTCGAAACCAGAACTGCGATGCGAACGGCCTTAATCTCAATCAAAGCAGTCTTGTCGTGGGTCGGTTCCGGCGAGCTTGTCACGACAATCACCATGGGACGAGCAATGGAGAGAGCATTGTCAGCCGACTCATACAATGCGCACGCGGGAGCATTGTGAATGATGAAGCCGATTGGCTGCGGTCCCTCTTTTGTTCGTGGGTTCTCGCAGAAGTACCGCTTGGGATCGTTCCCCATTGGCAGTTCGAGGAAGTGGCGGCAAGATTGACATTGATTGGTATGTGGCATTTGGCTCCCTCCCTATCCACTCCGATATTGCCTCCAATCTGAACTGATGTGAAGTCCCCGAGCTTGCTGCGTTGAGGTAACTCCGGCCGGAATAAGTCGCGGTGCAGGCGGTTTGGGCGGTTGTCGCGAGAACTAGGCCGGTTTGGGCGGAAGATCTACAGAGTGCCCGCCAATTCTGGCAGAAGTTGCGGCCCGCATCGCCCTATTCTTGCCAGATCTCGGCCCATGTTGGCCCATGAACCGTTGTCAAAGGACAACAAAGGTCCTAGAGCCCCATATTCGGAGAAATCACCCCATCACGACAAGACCACGCTTCGAGGCAGGACGCCGTCTGGCTTATGGCCCGACACATACGGAGGCCTTGCGTGACGAACTCGAGTATAGCCTCGGTGTCCCTTGCCCGCACCGTGGCTGAAAGATCGGCTGGACTGCCAAGTAGAATTCTCACGTCTTCTACGAGAATCTTCCCAGCGAACGGTTTTCTCGTCGGAAGCTTCTTTAGAATATATTGTGCGAGTTTCTTTTGAGAATCGACTTGTCCGTCGTCCTCTGGCAGGCCACCTTTGCCATCGCGGAGGTTGGCGGGTGTCACGAAAATGTCTACTCGATATCGCAACGGGTAGCCGAGGAACTCCAAGTCGACGAGATATGCTCCTACAACATGACCCTCCTGCTTCAACTCATCCAAGGCATGTTTCACTTGAGCAGGCGTGAGCTCAAGTTCGTCGGCAATCTCCTTGTGCTCAGCCATCGGATTCTCGTGAACGTGGCGCGCAACTGCACGTA is a window from the uncultured Paludibaculum sp. genome containing:
- a CDS encoding DUF4159 domain-containing protein, yielding MNPRTVRWLFFLGIFGVGLVCAFQKPFREYPGFENENDPLPPDFNEKTEWSFARLMYPPMGGFRFRRGGDWSQGDSFWTMDYPRADRHFARALRRLTRIHVRSVEQPVNLDDGDDPFNWPWMYGVEVGHWNLTDAQARKMREYLLRGGFFMCDDFHGTREWAIFSESMQRVFPDRPIVEIESRDPIFHVLYDLDERYQIPGEQFLESGRTYERDGYEPHWRGIYDDHGRLMVAICFNMDIGDSLEWADTPAYPEKYSALGIRIAANYVVYSMTH
- a CDS encoding zf-HC2 domain-containing protein; this translates as MTSMGWEDDGAQEGLMLRRSVGKCLTEAEIEDFLSNRLSGVTREVIEEHLLVCSKCLDAVEQEEEFANAFRAAAVRLESEDLEKSYVSEAPPPPDPGTPAKPAGGLVRRLLETVRKSWKTLGLLLAWVFLVVRSR
- a CDS encoding sigma-70 family RNA polymerase sigma factor: MHRYPDEEIRPDRRDGVSAGGMGPATQSDSAEAAEFCGSRWTALVGRIQENDNSAMEELYRVFSRGVRYYLCRHLGPQELDDKVHDTFLIVVQAIQSGGLREPERLMGFVRTVVRRQVAAFIDDAVQCRKEFADLELGGRVPDGRQNPEQRVMQEEKTELMVRVLQGISRRDREILTRFYLYEQPQEQICQEMSLSETQFRLLKSRAKARFGELGRRRLSHGGLGEKVLRRASSGDH
- a CDS encoding HAD hydrolase family protein, which codes for MPPVVTPEVRERAAKIKLVLMDVDGVLTDGKYFHVPNPAGGLFEVKLFDSQDGIALQWLYRTGIKTGLISGRDAQATAERARSSHMTYCYMGNTEKLPIFNEILADSKLSPDEIAYLGDDLTDAILMKRVGLAVAVGNATPEVKGCAHYVTKAVGGSGALREATEVILDAQGQWEGILRHYELIP
- a CDS encoding sugar kinase; amino-acid sequence: MKYGLNILPEGALDFLSLGALVHRLDPGVIPFRKATECHIHVSGGEFNCAANLADCFGLNTGVASAMVDYPIGELIAERVKAMGVKPFYKRFKHNGVNGPNMAAVYSDRGQGVRAPVVFYNRCNEAGAQLKPGDFDWPAIFGQGVRWFHSGGIFAALSETTGELIIEGMKAAKAAGAITSFDLNYRAKLWNIWGGHDKALSVLARIVEHCDVLVGNEEDLQMGLGIPGPEVAAKSKLDPSTFFGMIDKVVAKYPKVKIVATTLREVHSTNRHSWGAVAWIDGKTYVTPTAELDVLDRVGGGDGYASGFFYGLLTGLEPDEAVRLGWAHGALLTTFPGDTTMATVDMVKAFAKGGSARIQR
- a CDS encoding DUF5612 domain-containing protein codes for the protein MSLERIGAVISVVNAPGVLHELTGIIAEHEGNIISVEMLASPDPAESRIYFEIELETEPAGLLVDLGAVPAVRSVVSEKSLQKIYGKRIIIMGGGAQVGQVAIGAIMEADRHNIRGEHISVDTIPLVGEQALADAVRAVPRLPRARALVLAGSLMGGDIEKAVREVRAQGLLVVSLNMAGSVPDAADLVVTDPVQAGVMTVMAVAETAKFSVERLKRRVF
- the gnd gene encoding decarboxylating NADP(+)-dependent phosphogluconate dehydrogenase produces the protein MQSASCDIGLVGLAVMGQNLVLNMNDHGYKVAVFNRTVSKVDDFLANEAEGTMVEGAHSMQELASLLKRPRRVMLMVKAGDTVDHMIDAVLPYLEAGDIIIDGGNSHFPDTNRRTKSLEEKGILYIGTGVSGGEEGARRGPSIMPGGNPAAWPHVKEIFQAISAKVEDGTPCCDWVGENGAGHYVKMVHNGIEYGDMQLICEAYQLLKDGLGLTPDELHEVFDNWNKGELDSYLIDITSTIFAKKDDDGSPIVDKILDTAGQKGTGKWTCLSALDLGMPVTLIGEAVFSRCLSAIKDERVAASAILPGPGYSNKEDRAAFIEDVRRALYCSKVISYAQGYMLLREAAKEQGWNLNFGGIALMWRGGCIIRSRFLGKIKEAFDKNPNLNNLLLDEFFTSLLVNYQASWRRAIIQAIQYGVPTPAFNTALAFYDGYRTGRLPANLLQAQRDFFGAHTYERVDKPRGEFFHTNWTGRGGRVASGIYTV